A genomic segment from Triticum dicoccoides isolate Atlit2015 ecotype Zavitan chromosome 1A, WEW_v2.0, whole genome shotgun sequence encodes:
- the LOC119269421 gene encoding uncharacterized protein LOC119269421 has product MEGGGVPSAQDVWDWEVLPDEHRSFYAETRAASRAHDGGEVLADHETEEPILPPPSQVDADNVDECKDIGVDVDVVPAGARSTQEDEEPAAPELLVSDGDGEEKFQPCVDAKEVDDDGKQMAAAEAVESELPPHEFAAGEEEEGKKEEDGAPPECVVFSVGKLRVNAVGALCSFGVAAATVCVFLVGGRLQHQKQHQHHQQQKIQLQFLGDDKRIQQVVQQTSRLNQAMSSMMGAGASTRANISFGGFYDGF; this is encoded by the exons ATGGAGGGAGGTGGCGTTCCTTCCGCCCAGGACGTGTgggactgggaggtgctgcctgacgAGCACAGGAGCTTCTACGCCGAGACCAGGGCCGCATCCCGTGCCCACGACGGCGGCGAGGTTCTTGCCG ATCACGAAACCGAGGAACCGATCCTGCCTCCCCCGTCACAAGTCGACGCTGATAATGTTGACGAGTGCAAGGACATCGGCGTCGACGTCGACGTCGTGCCGGCCGGGGCCAGATCAACCCAAGAGGATGAGGAACCCGCGGCGCCGGAGCTGCTAGTCTCTGACGGCGACGGAGAGGAGAAGTTCCAGCCCTGTGTCGACGCCAAGGAGGTGGACGATGATGGCAAGCAGATGGCGGCGGCAGAGGCAGTGGAGTCAGAGCTTCCTCCTCACGAGTTcgccgcgggagaggaggaagagggcaaGAAGGAGGAGGACGGGGCGCCGCCGGAGTGCGTGGTGTTCAGCGTGGGGAAGCTGCGCGTGAACGCGGTCGGGGCGCTGTGCTCGTTCGGGGTCGCGGCGGCCACCGTCTGCGTTTTCCTCGTCGGCGGCAGGCTGCAGCACCAGAAGCAGCACCAGCACCACCAGCAGCAGAAGATCCAGCTGCAGTTCCTTGGCGATGATAAG AGAATTCAGCAGGTGGTGCAGCAGACATCGAGGCTGAACCAGGCCATGTCATCTATGATGGGGGCAGGCGCGTCCACAAGGGCCAACATATCGTTCGGTGGCTTCTACGACGGCTTCTGA
- the LOC119269410 gene encoding uncharacterized protein LOC119269410 encodes MLLRSLLRRGAAAVSAGGGRAPAARPDPPASLASLLLVSRSYAKAKGGGKPAASTSNRGKVRVKDPKGVASEDASASGESAASAGGADEIDAEFEMPTDPLPPTYDPALDVGPGGRPLFAFTDTFASFSHRGANAYVDFTLDEWKAMLPEGLPAGMMKEFQDTRRCAVMVRESFLDLRDNFRRIVDPAITAKRKETKRQIILDGPRSCGKSIALAMLVHWARTEGWLVFYVPQGKDWTHGGFFYRNTYSDLFDTPVQAGKVLQDFLKYNETRLQQLPCQIFESIPLGEGTGVGMMKGADTVEMPEGSTLYDLIQTGITHSHAAVGVVVRLRKELSLVKDVPVLFAIDQYNSWFTFTEYQEPVTVRSCRSIHAKELTTVNAYRSMLHNDMMVGAFSHSTAVGKLRQELPDVPSDARLLFPRYTVDEAETVCHYYMRQKIIRRESFSEEKWKKIYYLSNGNGSEMRWLAAFI; translated from the exons ATGCTCCTTCGCTCGCTCCTCCGCCGCGGCGCCGCCGCGGTTTCGGCCGGCGGCGGCCGCGCTCCCGCCGCGCGCCCGGACCCGCCCGCTTCCCTAGCTTCCCTCCTCCTGGTCTCCCGCTCCTACGCGAAGGCCAAGGGTGGGGGCAAGCCGGCGGCGTCCACTAGTAACCGTGGCAAGGTCCGTGTCAAGGATCCCAAAGGCGTGGCGTCCGAGGACGCATCCGCTTCAGGGGAATCCGCCGCATCCGCTGGCGGGGCAGACGAGATCGACGCCGAGTTCGAGATGCCCACCGATCCGCTGCCCCCGACCTACGACCCGGCGCTCGACGTCGGGCCCGGCGGTCGGCCGCTCTTCGCCTTCACCGACACCTTTGCGTCCTTCTCCCACCGCGGCGCCAATGCCTACGTCGATTTCAC TTTGGATGAATGGAAAGCCATGCTACCAGAGGGATTGCCAGCAGGGATGATGAAGGAGTTTCAAGACACGAGGCGGTGCGCTGTGATGGTGAGGGAAAGCTTCCTAGACCTGCGGGATAACTTCCGGAGAATTGTTGATCCGGCCATTACAGCCAAACGCAAAG AGACCAAAAGACAAATTATCTTGGATGGCCCTCGGAGTTGTGGTAAAAGCATTGCACTTGCGATGCTTGTGCACTGGGCCCGTACTGAGGGATGGCTGGTGTTCTATGTTCCCCAAGGGAAGGATTGGACTCATGGAGGATTTTTCTATAGAAATACCTACAGTGATCTTTTTGATACTCCTGTACAGGCTGGAAAGGTTTTGCAG GATTTTTTGAAATACAACGAAACTCGCTTACAGCAGTTACCATGTCAAATTTTTGAGTCTATTCCCCTGGGAGAAGGTACTGGTGTTGGAATGATGAAAGGGGCTGACACAGTGGAAATGCCAGAAGGGTCCACATTGTATGATCTCATTCAAACTGGGATAACCCACTCGCATGCTGCAGTTGGTGTTGTAGTTCGTTTAAGAAAGGAGCTATCACTTGTTAAAGATGTGCCTGTACTGTTTGCCATTGATCAG TATAACAGTTGGTTTACATTCACCGAGTACCAGGAGCCTGTAACTGTTAGATCCTGTCGATCTATCCACGCGAAAGAGCTTACAACG GTCAATGCTTATAGGTCAATGCTTCACAATGATATGATGGTAGGAGCCTTCTCACATTCAACCGCAGTTGGCAAACTAAGACAGGAGCTCCCGGATGTTCCTTCTGATGCTCGTCTGCTTTTTCCACGGTACACCGTAGATGAAGCAGAGACTGTGTGCCACTATTATATGAG GCAAAAGATTATTCGACGTGAAAGTTTTTCAGAAGAGAAGTGGAAAAAGATATACTATTTGTCAAATGGAAATGGCTCAGAGATGAGGTGGCTTGCTGCGTTTATATGA